Genomic DNA from Bemisia tabaci chromosome 2, PGI_BMITA_v3:
GCTTTGCCATTCTTACCGTATTGGACCTAAGTATCGATTTTTGATGGTTGATACCACAATAATAGAATGTAACCTTAAGTCTGATTTGTGGGTGAATTTTCTTGCGTTTGTTCACAACAATTTTTTGCCAACAAATCACTGAAGGTGACGTCAGCCAAGTTAGCACTTTTTTACATTCTGCTCGCAAGGTATCGCGATGGAATTGTCCAATAGCGATCAAGGATTGACCGCAGACTGATCCTGAGCGTAGTTAGTCCTCGATCCCTACTAGACAACTGCATCACAGTTGCTTCCAAATGAAATGTAAAtaagtgccaacttagctgacaacACTTCTAATGAAGTAATGCTGATTACACACACTTAGATCCATTCCACCAGCCTGGCAAGCATACAAGATTATATTTATGTTTACACCGGAGCCATCGAACAGCAGTGTGCATGGAATTATGCAGCTACTAAATCAGTCTGATGGCTACTTACGTCTTTCTTGAGCTTTCAACCTTGATTTTCAGATGATGCCCGAATAAGTCTATGTTAGTCTGAAAAAGGCTGATCCTCTGGCGCACCCTGGAAGTACGCCATAGTCAGTGGGCCAATATTCTATGCACACTTTTAAAAACTATGTAAAAGGGGGCCATAAACTTCTAATTTTAACAAGCCTACGGTCCATTCTTATCCCATCAGCGAAGCCCTGATAAGCTTCGGGTCGATCAGATCCTGATTCTCAGAGGTTGATTACCGATGAAATTATCTCTATGACACTGATGAGGTTAATCTCTGCGGCAATTTGTATTAAAATCTTAGGtaattttgaatattcaatgtcatctttcttttttctagagAAACAGTAAGGAAGTTAGCATACAGAGATGGCGAGTCCCTCGCCTCAGAATTCGCCCATGCCTCCGCCGCAAGCCCCATCTCCTTTGGGCCCTCCTCAACAGGTCCTGTCGCCCATGTCTTCTCCTGCAGGAATGGCTCCTCCGCAAGCAATACCACCTTCACACCCTCATAGTCCAACAAACTATTCGCAAGGTCTGTCTCCGGGGACAATCCCCCCTCACATGAGCCCAACAGGTGTTCCTCAGCATGCTATGGCTCAAGCCTCTCAGCCCCCATTTCAGCCAAATGCTTTGCAggtaagttgcattttttatcTTCCATCATGTACGAGTTCAAAATCGTAGTCACAACATTGTAGCAATGCTATTTATGAGACAGGGCATTGTGACAATGTTGTAACGCAATTTTTACACACTATTTGCTGAGGGGGacttttccaacatttttgcCACTCCTTAAATATGCTCTTAAAACTACCCTTTGCCAGCTGTTTGAGCTTTGCCTCCAGAGCTCTTATCACCGCAGTCTTTGCAGAATCAAAATTCCATCTTTGAAGTGATTTTTGACTTGAGAGTAGGTATAGAAAATAGTTATTACAagtcagcagcctgattgttgaaattttgtgtttgtcaggtggaaatggatgacataggttaaatggcgaagtgtgattggttggctatgtcttatcatTGCTTTGTCATGCTTTGTggggtggaatggacgacaaacTTAAGGCACCCCTTGAGTATCCGACAGTATTCATCCGAGAAAGCATGACATAGCAatgataagacatagccgaccaatcgtgcttcgccatttaaccgatgtcatccatttccacccaacaaacacaaaacttcaacaatcaggctgcagattTGGACAGATGAATGAGGTaccattttcaagtttttcttggCCGGTAACTCTATGACACCATGCTGGGGCGTCAAAACAGTGTTTGGAAGTGGGAGGCAACAACCACTGAGGCTGCAAAGTGCAAACATTTGTACTTATGGTTCAGATGATTGCTCAATAGTGTAGAAACCATACCAACCAATATGTGAAATGTTGTAGCACATTCCGCTCTGTATGAAAAGCATCTGTCACATAGCTACACGCATCGCCAGCATTGATGATCTCAGGGTTCTACTACAGGGAAAACTCAGAGAATTTGATATCGACTccgaaattttcgttttttcaaatggaaagttTATCTATCTGAACATTATGCTTTGAGCCATCATCATGAACAgtctatatattttttttttttttcaataactacatttttttaaaaaaaatttatggcTGCAGCAAAATCTCAGGAACACTTTGAAGAGAAATCTTTCCCTCTAAGGGGAGTCTTCCCGCAGCTTTGAAATGAATAACCGTTTATTGCCTTAACTTTTAAACGAGTAGCAATAAGGTAATCAGTCTTTCTATTTCTGTTTCTGATATTTCTCAGTTTcaagaaattcaatgaaaaagttAAATGCCTCTACATTTCATCGGTGACTTGTAATCTTGGAGGTAACTTATTGAAATGATATTCTTCCTCTTGTTAATTCCTCAGAATACTTGtcggaaaatgatgaaagtatCCATCCTGTTATATTTTCTTGTTCCTTCTCTGGTACCATTCATATCAGAAATCTACCTGAATGAGCATTAAGAAACGCCTTTGAGAAATTTGAAAAGTATCTTAAAAAGTTATCTCTAAACTTATACATCTGCAGTACTTCTGAAATGGTTGGACTCGAAGTTTAGATATGTATAAATCGCTATTAAACGAAACTAAACACAAGAAAATAGGAAACTGGGACCAGAAGAAAACAGAATGCCTGGAACATTATGTGGTGGTTTCAACCCTCTCCTCGATCaggaaagaaaagtaaaaaagtttaaagatgaaaaaactCCCCAATGGGGGTCTGAGGggttttctgatttttatatttttgtttcccggcGGAGGAGGGAGTTGAAACTACCTTAAACGTCCCAGGCATTCAATTTGTTTTTAGCCCTAGTCTCCTATTTCTTGTGTTTTGTTTCGTTATATTATTCGGGCTTTTTTCGTTTATCGCTCTTTTTGCAAATAAGTAAATGAGGATGCAAAATTATGCCCCAGCAACTTAGCAGTTTGCTCTGAAGGAATTCTTTACCCAGAAGAAATGGACATGCATCTTGTTCCTCTCTGCAATTTCTTCATCTCTACAAAAATTCCCAGAGAAACACCATCTATGTCTGTATTTTGATGTATTTCTGAGTTTCCTTTTGAATGCATCCAAGATCAGTCGTCAATCTTAAACTCTTAATGGTTTTCGCTCAAGAGATATTACTTTTTTAAGTATCTTTGATAAAAGTATTTCATCTactcctttttcattttctggatCTAATCTAGTCAGAATTCTTATGCatctttttttgtctttttcactGGCTAatctaaaataaaacaaaaagaaaaatgaaaaaagagaggaaggaggaggaataaaactttaatatattggaaaatttctgaaaagtatTTATTAGGTTATGGATTTTGTTAAAATGGTTACGGCTGAAGCTTCAGAATCTGTTAAAATGACTAAAATACATTCATAAAATCAAGTGCTTATTTTTGTTAACACAATTTATacttaaaatatattatatCAATTattaatgccgaataaaaaaatcacaaataacTTTCAAGTATTTTAAAAACGATTCGAGGAACTGTGAAGAAGTgttaaaactttaaacgtttGAACATTTTACGATTTCACTTTAAAAGTGGCCTCTTTTTTCTTTACCTCTACATACTGAAAATCTCATCGATTCAAATCTTTTTCCCAGAAAATACCTCACTGGAGCCATACCGACTAAGAGTGGACCTAACTCTTGTcgattttaaagaattgattaATCACGTACGGTGTGTTCACTTTACTTACATACTTCAAGATGTTTTCAACaagattaataataataaaaatctatacataaataaatcaacaaacattaaaataactttaaaaaacgGTTAATGAGGAACCTCTTTGCTTAAAAATCTTTAAGGAGCTTAGCAAGATTTTGCGCCAGAACGTTGGTGCCCGCTGCAAGAACTCTGGCTGTCATCAAATCGAATTTATCTCCTGGAACATTATACCATATTTATTAGATGCTGTCTCTAATCACATTCATGGGAGAgttaaaattaagtttcaagTATTTACTAACAATAAGCCAGTAAAGATAAGAGAgggattgatctgtcattcgcTATTTTGCTCACAATCAGTTTTGTGCTGAAGAAAATGATTAAGTACAGGAATATCTCTCTTTAATGGCTTGTGAAGGAATAATAAACCACTCTATGAATGATACGTCGCGAAACTGAATTATTGGAATAAGAGGGAGCGTTCTAAAGATGTAAGCAAATAAAACTCTTTAAAGCAATGGATGGAACATCAGGCTACATAAAGTCATATCTTGTGTAGAGGTCCATCACTTCGATAAACTCATTGCAGTTAGTTGAACgaattaatttaaatcaataGTATAAAAATTAGCTCGGTTAAATAAGATTTTTGTAACAGTGAATTGGGTAAGAGGACAGATTTTGTCAAAAGAGACGGGCAGAAGTTAACCTGCGTGAACAGGTTGCATTACTTTCACGAAAGTTGTGTAAATTCTTACCGTTGGTGGAAATTACAGTGCCTCCTGCTTCTCTGAGAATGAGAACTCCGGCTGCAATATCCCAGCTGTTCAAGTAGTTGGCATAATATGCGTCCAAACCTCCCATTGCTACGTAGCACAGAGTTAAAGCTGAGCTCCCAACTGTCCTAaccctgaaaaaaattcaacaacttTAGATGAACTTATTCTGTTATCGAGATGTGAGAAGAAAGCTGATGGGGTACTTAAAAGCCTAGATTTTAACTTAAAATGTCGACAGACGGAAAACTTGAGCGATTTAGGGGATATGTTCTGTAGCGAAAAGTGAGGGAAATTAGAAAGTCACAGCTTCGAATTATTTGGAAAAGCattgatttttattatttttatatttttcctggaaccGTAAGACGAGTTCTCGACAAAATTGGGACTGCATTAGTAACACTTAatagaaattattgaaacttcaTAATTTTATGATAATACATCTCAGAAAATTACCACTCTcatttgctttgattttttcttcttgaattttgtagtgattaattaaaattttaaagtaaactaTCAACTGAAAAAGTAAGAACGTGTGCCTTCTTTCATCTCTGGAAAGAAAGAATTGAGCCCTTAGAATTTTGAACTTGCATAGAGTACAatttatttgtaatttaaaaaaccgTCTCAGCTCTACAGTAGattaactttctttttacagaaGAAAGAAGCTAACTGCTTGAGATTTGTAATTTTAAGTGACTCTCTTGAATATCCATGATGTTTAAACACTGACTTACCCATGAGCGACAGATACACAGGCATCAAAAGATTTCATCATCTGATTGTGCCTTGATGGATGTCGACCGTGTGATAATTCCAAAGCTAGCAATGACTTAGATAAATCTgtaatgaaagagaaaataagaaattttattttggctACCTCTCCTTATTTAGAATTCAAATCAGGATTCTCGTAAGTCATTGAATGACTCGATTTAACATGAATGatagtcatttttttcaaaaatcaaaaggaggaaaaaaggaaacaagaattttccaccaaaaaaaaaaaaaattgcaacaatttgAGAAGAATTTAACTTCTGAAGCTCAGCAGATCCTCTTTTTACTGTTCATGTTAAGAGTTAACGTGATGAAAGACTCTCCCtctctccttaaaattttgaactagGTAAATTGAAACTTTGCTCTAAAACCTGTTTGCTTTGTTTGAAAAGCACAGTGATCTGAGACGACtttcttttctaaaattttacttcgTAAATGAGGGAACaggttgaaaataatttgtattatgaaaaatgtaaagtgGTTTCGTAGAGTAGTATTTCTTATTTGAAATATTCTACATATTTCAGCAAACACAATAATCACTATGTAAATATTATATTCAATATTTGACCAAATTAAAAATACAAGATATTGTCGAAACCTAAAAAGCTCCGTATTTTTCGTTTCACtataaaatcattgaacttgcagacgcctgcaaattctccgtaGGTGATTATCTTAGGCTTCAACGAGGTCTTAACGTTCCGTACGTATAACAAAATTCAGGGAGTTCTATCTGCGATTTTGTGTGGAAGATATTTAGAGTGTAATTACCTTCAGTTTTTGAAGCCCTAATAGGTTGCCCATTCAAGAATGCTCCCTGGCCCTTCTTAGCTGTGAACATTTGGTTCATAATAGGATTGTAGACGATGCCAATGACGAGTTCTTTGTTGATGGTTAAGGCCACTGAAATACAGCTCTGAGGATATCCATGCATGAAATTTGTTGTGCCGTCGATCGGGTCAATGATCCAGGTTGGATCAGATGTTAGCTCCGCTCCTGATTGACTTTCCTCAGCTATAATTCTGAATTAGAaatgaaagtataaaaattctGTGCTCAGAAAAGATAAGAAATGTTTGTACTTGACAAAAAACTTATCTTGAaagaaaactgaagaaaaacaaatctaattCTTGTAGTACCCATACATTtggtttatttttgttcttttgatAATGAAATGTTCTGGCGCTCTCCTTAAATTGGTTATCTTCACAATTTTACTCCCACcattttcttttcgttttcCTCTTAGTTTCAAGTGGTatattttatgattatttaaccgatagggaggggggggggggagagcggGCAGTACACTAAAAAACTGGACTTCATATGCTTTCATGATGGGATAAACAAACAATTAGTGCTCAGAAATTGTCTTCATTAAAATCTGATATTGATGATTATTGACAGTATTTTATGCagtttttcggggaaaaaagcTAGACCCATTATGCAATGATCAAGGGGTGTATTAGCAATCGGTAATATGGCACATTCTTGATAAAAATCTGATAATCTCAATGATTGTGACTGTGCTGAAATACTTACTTGTGTTCAGGGAATTCCCTCAGCAATTGTTGAATTAGGTTGTCTTCTACCTTTTTATCGAATTCTGTTACAAAATCCCAATCTACGGCTTTTGTTAAAgtttctttcttctttgaaaatccATCAATCATTatctgtaaaataaaataataatagaaaaaaaaaataaaatatgaataaatgaaagaaataaaaaaaatacccaaAGTAATAAAACAGATAAAAGAAAGcaaagcaaaaacaaaaacaaagaaacaatattatatatcattttgaaaatacactaaaacacaTGTATGATTCCAAACAGGGAACTTTCTGACTTATTGTTAGCATAGTAGGTGAGatgaatttctcatttccttCTTATAAAATCGAATAAGTTTTTCTAAGAGCCTAATCATGACCCACTGGGCGATGTATCTCGAAAGAGAAGCAGGTTTCagcagctgttgccaaatttcatcggaaATGTATTTTTTACTGAAGAATTGTCGCACCGAATCTTtcgaaaaattcagggaattttctctTCGACATCGAGCAAACTCCCTGAACTTTTCAAGTGAATCGGTAGGActgttctcctgtaaaaaataactgttcaatgaaatatggcaacagcTGCGTGAATAGCTAACAATAATTTggtttttcttctgaaaaagtattgccggtaaaattattaattaaaagcATAGCTGATCATAAGGTCGTTCTCGGTTTTATCAACATAGATTCCACCTACATACGGGCGTTGATggaagagggaggggggttAATGAAGAGTGTGTGCAGCATTCGTctcaattttcgtcaaaaataagtatcGTGAATGGTTCAACTGGACGTAtctatactaaaaggaactatgttgcacgcgaaacctatgcacatagttccttttagcataaatacgtccaactgttgCGCAAGCAGTGGATATGAAGGAGGCAGGGTGCTACTCGGCACTaaaggaaaaattaactttgaaaatattttgcgaCGAAAACAGGCTTTAAAAAATGGGCCTTTGAATTACACTTGTTCGTCATACCTTGCGAGTtctaaaaacaggaaaaaaaaattacgaagaaGGCGAGGAAAAGCAGTAAAAAATTTGTTTACGTGCCGCAACACTCACTACAAAATGGAATCGTCGGCAGCCAAAAGAATAGTTTAACTCTAAAATTGCGTAGCGTCGTTTTTAACGGAGGTGTTACGAATCTTCCTTTGTTCTCACTCCGTTTTTCAAGCTAACgtcaaaaatgtgtatcttcATTGCAGCGTTTGAAAAGTTCtaattatgtttcatttttccagcGGAAAATTAACCGAACtatcatcttgaaattttctgggaatttttcaataaagcATAGAAAAtccacagaaaattttaaggaaaaccgTCTGCTCTCTTTCTCTACAGTAAAATTTGAGCGGAGATTCCCAACACTGCACTCGGAAATACTTCGGCATTTGTCGACTTTAGCCACCGAATCGTGGAGATCTTAATAACGCGTCA
This window encodes:
- the LOC109041842 gene encoding inositol monophosphatase 1 isoform X1, which gives rise to MPSVNEVNNYYNKSLSIVKKSAEIHLTDESWEFYKIMIDGFSKKKETLTKAVDWDFVTEFDKKVEDNLIQQLLREFPEHKIIAEESQSGAELTSDPTWIIDPIDGTTNFMHGYPQSCISVALTINKELVIGIVYNPIMNQMFTAKKGQGAFLNGQPIRASKTEDLSKSLLALELSHGRHPSRHNQMMKSFDACVSVAHGVRTVGSSALTLCYVAMGGLDAYYANYLNSWDIAAGVLILREAGGTVISTNGDKFDLMTARVLAAGTNVLAQNLAKLLKDF
- the LOC109041842 gene encoding inositol monophosphatase 1 isoform X2 → MPSVNEVNNYYNKSLSIVKKSAEIMIDGFSKKKETLTKAVDWDFVTEFDKKVEDNLIQQLLREFPEHKIIAEESQSGAELTSDPTWIIDPIDGTTNFMHGYPQSCISVALTINKELVIGIVYNPIMNQMFTAKKGQGAFLNGQPIRASKTEDLSKSLLALELSHGRHPSRHNQMMKSFDACVSVAHGVRTVGSSALTLCYVAMGGLDAYYANYLNSWDIAAGVLILREAGGTVISTNGDKFDLMTARVLAAGTNVLAQNLAKLLKDF